A genomic window from Candidatus Cloacimonadota bacterium includes:
- a CDS encoding NADH-quinone oxidoreductase subunit H, translating into MEFSFPNSIYFAIISLAFAIIYGLFMFGFVARIVARVHGRIGMPVWQPFLDIIKNNGKRTMISHGIMFYLGSVFRLAGGLGLYLFMPVLYGSEFFANFSFSGDLLLLMYFFFFGQLGMALGAGESGHPYAAMGVSRGLSQMTAFEVPYTLAVISLVIQYKTLNVLDIVAAQQGSFLNWTLFTNPLAVTAAILAMLGMNMHSPFDIVRAPQEIPVGPPVEHHSAFLGMLQTNRALFNVAKLILFMNLFFGGATNLIVLIIKTFLIYMISVVVGVAFPRFRTEQSIRFFLGIPTIIGILSIIFWAIK; encoded by the coding sequence ATGGAATTTAGTTTTCCGAATTCAATATATTTTGCGATAATTTCACTGGCATTTGCTATAATTTATGGTTTATTCATGTTTGGCTTTGTAGCCAGGATCGTGGCACGTGTTCATGGAAGAATTGGAATGCCGGTCTGGCAGCCGTTTCTGGATATCATCAAAAACAACGGCAAACGCACCATGATATCACATGGAATAATGTTTTATCTTGGTTCTGTATTTCGTTTAGCTGGTGGACTGGGATTATATCTTTTTATGCCGGTTTTATACGGTTCAGAATTTTTTGCCAATTTCAGTTTCAGCGGAGATCTGCTTCTTTTGATGTATTTCTTCTTTTTTGGCCAGTTGGGAATGGCTTTGGGTGCTGGAGAAAGCGGACATCCTTACGCTGCAATGGGAGTAAGTAGAGGACTTTCTCAAATGACGGCCTTTGAAGTTCCCTACACTTTAGCGGTTATTTCTCTGGTAATCCAATATAAAACTTTAAACGTGCTTGATATTGTTGCCGCTCAACAAGGTTCATTTCTAAACTGGACGCTCTTCACAAATCCCCTGGCAGTAACAGCTGCTATTTTAGCAATGCTGGGAATGAACATGCATTCACCGTTCGATATTGTGCGTGCACCACAGGAAATTCCAGTTGGACCTCCAGTTGAACATCACAGCGCTTTTCTGGGAATGCTGCAGACAAATCGAGCTCTATTCAATGTTGCAAAACTGATTTTATTCATGAATCTTTTCTTCGGTGGTGCTACGAATCTTATTGTGCTTATCATCAAAACTTTCCTCATTTATATGATTTCGGTTGTGGTTGGCGTTGCCTTCCCACGTTTCCGAACCGAACAATCGATCCGATTTTTCCTGGGAATTCCAACCATTATTGGAATTCTATCGATAATATTCTGGGCAATAAAATAA
- a CDS encoding FAD-dependent oxidoreductase, which produces MSLKDILSPFYVWKRAFEKPYTTPNPLQDRPGAERYRGFHQNDLEKCIGCGSCEAICQNAAIDMVPVEGIETTKKDSGLRPQIDYGRCCWCALCVDICTTDSLKMSNDYTWVDTDADVFRFVPGAETKKWDKIEEGYQRSDEYKLLLPDQIKMPMMTADESIQSFLEVVKGYSKNEAIREAERCVECGLCVASCPAHMDIPEYIKAIREDNLEEALQLLYKTNPMPSTCGRICTHLCEGACSIGVKGEALAIRWLKRYIVDQIEPSKFKEILKDEFKPNNKKIAIIGAGPAGLSAAYYLITTGYDVTVFEANEKAGGMIRYGVPEYRMPYDKLDEEIAYIENLGVKIKYNYRIGEKIKFQDLQNDFEAIFISPGMWNSIPVNIVGEELPQVLSGIQLLNKVTNKEKIELGKKVGVIGGGNSAMDAARTARRLGAEVDIYYRRRIEDMPADDEEIDEAQEEGIKFYPQTTPLEIKKDGKGIILIWGKNKMKYEEGKRPKPILIKGESFEVKLDSLIIAIGQNADFTFLPEKLRDKIETKWDKIVVDENGKTNIPKVFSGGDASNYKADAISAIADGHRAAMGIDKFLNSGKNVN; this is translated from the coding sequence ATGAGCTTAAAAGATATATTGTCACCGTTTTATGTTTGGAAGAGAGCTTTCGAAAAACCCTACACAACACCAAATCCGCTTCAAGACAGACCAGGAGCCGAAAGATATCGAGGTTTTCATCAAAATGATCTGGAAAAATGCATCGGCTGTGGCTCTTGTGAAGCGATCTGCCAGAATGCAGCAATCGACATGGTTCCGGTAGAAGGAATTGAAACGACGAAAAAAGACAGTGGACTTCGTCCGCAAATAGATTATGGTCGCTGCTGCTGGTGCGCTTTATGTGTAGATATCTGTACAACCGATTCCTTGAAAATGAGCAATGATTATACCTGGGTAGATACTGATGCAGATGTTTTTCGATTTGTACCGGGAGCAGAAACAAAAAAATGGGACAAAATCGAAGAAGGTTATCAGCGGAGTGATGAATATAAATTGTTACTTCCAGATCAAATAAAAATGCCGATGATGACAGCAGATGAAAGCATTCAATCTTTTTTGGAAGTGGTGAAAGGATACTCCAAAAATGAAGCGATAAGAGAAGCAGAACGGTGCGTGGAATGCGGACTTTGTGTGGCTTCCTGTCCTGCCCATATGGACATCCCCGAATACATCAAAGCAATCAGAGAAGATAATCTGGAAGAAGCTTTACAGCTGCTTTATAAGACAAATCCAATGCCTTCGACATGTGGAAGAATTTGTACTCATCTTTGTGAAGGTGCTTGTTCGATTGGTGTAAAGGGTGAAGCTCTGGCAATTCGCTGGCTCAAACGCTATATTGTAGATCAGATCGAACCTTCCAAATTCAAAGAAATTCTAAAGGATGAATTCAAACCCAACAATAAGAAAATAGCAATAATTGGAGCAGGCCCGGCTGGTTTGAGTGCTGCATATTATTTGATTACTACCGGTTATGATGTTACAGTTTTTGAAGCTAATGAAAAAGCCGGCGGCATGATCCGTTATGGCGTTCCCGAATATCGCATGCCCTACGATAAACTGGATGAAGAAATCGCTTACATCGAAAATCTGGGAGTGAAGATAAAATATAATTACAGGATCGGAGAAAAGATAAAATTTCAGGATCTGCAAAATGATTTCGAGGCAATTTTCATTTCTCCGGGTATGTGGAATTCCATTCCTGTAAATATTGTAGGTGAAGAACTTCCGCAAGTATTATCGGGAATTCAGCTTCTGAACAAAGTGACAAATAAAGAAAAAATAGAACTTGGCAAAAAAGTGGGTGTTATTGGTGGTGGAAACTCTGCCATGGATGCTGCCAGAACCGCTCGCAGATTGGGAGCGGAAGTTGATATCTATTATCGTCGAAGAATAGAAGATATGCCTGCTGATGATGAAGAAATTGATGAAGCTCAGGAAGAGGGAATTAAATTCTATCCGCAAACAACACCCTTGGAAATCAAAAAAGACGGAAAGGGAATTATTTTAATTTGGGGTAAGAATAAAATGAAATATGAGGAAGGAAAACGCCCGAAACCCATTCTTATCAAAGGTGAATCTTTTGAAGTGAAACTTGATTCATTGATAATTGCTATTGGTCAGAATGCCGATTTCACATTCCTACCAGAAAAATTAAGAGATAAAATTGAAACAAAATGGGATAAGATCGTGGTGGATGAAAATGGCAAGACCAACATTCCCAAAGTATTTTCCGGTGGTGATGCTTCCAATTATAAAGCTGATGCCATCAGCGCAATTGCCGATGGTCACCGTGCTGCGATGGGAATCGATAAATTTTTGAATTCAGGTAAAAATGTAAATTAA
- a CDS encoding sodium:proton antiporter: protein MILVSMLGFILIIIGLWGMLTQKNIIKMIIGFSIIDTGIHLVIVSIGYLKDRTAPILDAAVEKATAVERVVDPVPSALVLTAIVIGLAVTALMLVYAVQMYKHKKSLQINDFEELKW, encoded by the coding sequence ATGATCTTAGTTTCAATGCTTGGCTTTATTCTTATCATTATTGGTTTGTGGGGAATGCTGACTCAGAAAAATATCATCAAGATGATCATTGGATTTTCCATAATCGATACCGGAATTCATCTCGTGATAGTTTCCATTGGCTACCTGAAAGACCGCACAGCTCCCATTTTGGATGCTGCAGTTGAAAAAGCAACAGCAGTAGAAAGAGTAGTCGACCCTGTTCCCTCTGCTCTGGTTCTAACTGCAATTGTAATCGGGCTGGCCGTTACAGCGCTCATGCTGGTTTACGCCGTGCAAATGTATAAACATAAAAAATCATTGCAGATAAATGATTTTGAGGAGTTGAAATGGTAA
- a CDS encoding cation:proton antiporter (subunit F of antiporter complex involved in resistance to high concentrations of Na+, K+, Li+ and/or alkali), translating into MIIALIRMLKGPTAADRVVALDVMTIISISLIVFIAALLKRIIYIDVALVYALMSFIGVIAIARYLERGL; encoded by the coding sequence ATGATAATCGCACTCATTCGAATGCTGAAAGGACCAACTGCGGCTGACAGAGTAGTAGCACTCGATGTAATGACAATCATTTCCATTTCACTGATCGTTTTCATTGCCGCCCTGCTGAAAAGGATCATCTACATTGATGTAGCTCTGGTTTATGCACTCATGAGTTTCATCGGAGTAATAGCGATCGCCCGTTACTTGGAAAGGGGGCTATAA
- a CDS encoding TetR/AcrR family transcriptional regulator yields MGILERKEREKEQRKIDIIDAAEKVFFSKGFDNASMNDVAEQAELSKGTLYLYFNSKNELCMAIIVRSLEKILELFQKIIDKNCNGLKKLQLISEEFLNFTIAHPKYYKALLTFRNHSIECSETGYIYQESLKKNSEINDLIKKIIESGHADNSISPTADAAKLAQAIWGNLTGFLPGCILAKNQMNKQTDVEPAVVLRYIFELIQNAIKAQ; encoded by the coding sequence ATGGGAATTCTGGAAAGAAAGGAGCGGGAGAAAGAGCAGCGTAAGATCGATATAATCGATGCTGCAGAAAAGGTATTTTTCTCCAAAGGCTTTGATAACGCCAGCATGAATGATGTGGCTGAACAAGCTGAATTGAGCAAGGGAACACTTTATCTTTATTTCAACAGCAAAAATGAACTCTGTATGGCTATCATCGTTCGTAGTTTGGAAAAGATTTTGGAGCTGTTCCAGAAAATTATTGATAAAAATTGTAATGGCCTGAAAAAATTACAATTGATCTCCGAAGAATTCTTAAATTTTACCATCGCTCATCCAAAATATTATAAAGCACTACTCACTTTTAGAAATCATAGTATTGAATGTTCTGAAACTGGATATATTTATCAGGAAAGTTTAAAAAAAAATTCAGAGATCAATGATTTGATAAAAAAAATAATCGAATCTGGTCATGCTGATAACAGCATCTCACCTACTGCTGATGCTGCAAAACTTGCTCAGGCGATCTGGGGAAACTTGACAGGATTTCTTCCAGGATGCATATTAGCAAAGAATCAGATGAACAAGCAGACTGATGTAGAACCTGCTGTAGTTCTGAGATATATCTTCGAGCTGATACAAAATGCAATAAAAGCTCAATAA
- the mnhG gene encoding monovalent cation/H(+) antiporter subunit G codes for MELIGAIVTLIGAIFLFLGALGILRMPDVYNRMQAGTKATTLGSIFFLFGICIGHSVGVCFWKIVLLILFLIFTNPISSHTLARAAHFAGIKLAKRSVKDDLEKDENESVNEDFKGEEI; via the coding sequence ATGGAATTAATTGGAGCTATAGTTACACTGATCGGAGCAATATTCCTTTTCCTGGGAGCTCTGGGAATTCTGCGAATGCCAGATGTATATAATAGAATGCAGGCGGGAACGAAAGCAACAACCCTGGGTAGTATTTTCTTCCTGTTTGGAATCTGCATCGGTCATTCTGTAGGAGTTTGTTTCTGGAAAATCGTTCTGTTAATTTTATTCCTGATTTTCACAAATCCTATTTCGTCTCACACCTTGGCACGAGCTGCTCATTTTGCCGGGATCAAGTTAGCAAAACGTTCCGTGAAAGACGATCTGGAAAAGGATGAAAATGAATCTGTTAATGAAGATTTTAAGGGAGAAGAAATATGA
- a CDS encoding Na+/H+ antiporter subunit E encodes MKFFKKAVFLFITLFLIWILLTGLHPQELIIGAIVALIIMLIFLGSAEIFAEIKLTPKAFVFWLIYIFVFLWELIKSNLDVAFRVLNPKLPINPGIVKVKTNLKSKIGRIILANSITLTPGTLTVETKDDFFYIHWIDISSTDIEGATNAIVAKFEKYLEVIFG; translated from the coding sequence ATGAAATTTTTTAAAAAAGCTGTTTTCTTATTTATCACACTATTTCTCATCTGGATATTACTTACAGGTTTGCACCCACAGGAATTGATCATTGGAGCAATTGTAGCTTTAATTATCATGTTGATCTTCCTGGGAAGTGCGGAAATTTTTGCTGAGATCAAACTAACGCCAAAAGCATTTGTTTTCTGGTTGATCTACATTTTTGTGTTTTTGTGGGAACTTATCAAATCGAATCTGGATGTTGCTTTCAGGGTTTTAAATCCAAAACTTCCCATCAATCCGGGAATCGTGAAAGTTAAAACAAATCTTAAATCTAAGATCGGCAGAATAATCCTGGCAAATTCTATTACACTTACTCCGGGAACGCTGACCGTAGAAACTAAAGATGATTTCTTCTATATTCACTGGATCGATATAAGCTCTACCGATATCGAAGGAGCTACGAATGCAATTGTGGCAAAATTTGAAAAATATCTGGAGGTGATCTTTGGATAA
- a CDS encoding DUF4040 domain-containing protein has translation MSTIIIVLGIIMIFAAFMAIYFQNLVSAILSAGVISLLASIIYILLAAPDVAMTEAAIGSGLTTVVFLYAFNKIRKMKVENRQKAANVKGEENG, from the coding sequence ATTTCCACAATAATTATTGTACTTGGTATTATCATGATCTTTGCAGCATTTATGGCAATCTATTTCCAAAACCTGGTTTCGGCTATCCTTAGTGCCGGAGTTATCAGTTTACTTGCCAGTATTATTTATATTTTGCTTGCTGCACCAGACGTAGCGATGACAGAAGCTGCTATCGGATCAGGATTGACCACGGTAGTCTTTCTTTATGCCTTCAATAAAATTAGAAAAATGAAAGTGGAAAACAGGCAGAAAGCAGCTAACGTAAAAGGAGAAGAAAATGGTTAA
- a CDS encoding CBS domain-containing protein, with protein sequence MLIEDILKEKGRQIISINQKDSICDVLQLFTEKKIGSVIVMDDNEKIAGIITEKDVLKCYRDAEKFDQLKIKDFMTPKENLIIASYNDDIQYAMCMMTKHRIKHLPIFKDSQLFGIISIGDLIKAQLKQSQHTAKTYLDLLEGKTPQPDNEEF encoded by the coding sequence ATGCTGATAGAAGATATTTTAAAAGAAAAAGGCCGACAAATAATATCGATCAATCAAAAAGATTCTATCTGTGATGTTTTGCAGCTTTTCACAGAAAAGAAGATCGGCTCGGTAATCGTGATGGATGATAATGAAAAAATTGCCGGGATAATAACTGAAAAAGATGTTTTAAAATGTTATCGGGATGCTGAAAAATTCGATCAATTGAAAATAAAAGATTTTATGACTCCCAAAGAAAACCTGATAATTGCATCTTACAATGATGACATCCAATATGCCATGTGCATGATGACAAAACACAGGATAAAGCATTTGCCGATTTTTAAAGATTCTCAACTTTTTGGGATAATTTCAATAGGAGATCTCATCAAAGCCCAACTTAAGCAAAGCCAGCATACTGCGAAAACATATCTTGATCTTTTGGAAGGAAAAACTCCTCAACCTGACAATGAAGAATTTTAA
- a CDS encoding Na(+)/H(+) antiporter subunit B: MVKRFFTFLFIIFLIYILFPMFYVIFSDTELNPLAANYVSAGPDELGSQNLVTSVIVTYRGLDTLGEVTVLFIATAGVGFLLKTKEAKSKKRKASELLQTGSGFLAPIIILFGVYIFSHGHLTPGGGFQGGVIIATGILLLMLANVNWKMNKTVLHTIESLSGAFYIVIGLLGIFLAGGFLDNRILPLGEFGTLFSAGAIPIIYSLIGLKVGSELVGILDNLSGEEA, encoded by the coding sequence ATGGTTAAAAGATTCTTCACCTTCCTTTTTATTATATTCCTTATTTATATATTGTTTCCGATGTTCTATGTTATTTTCAGTGATACTGAACTTAATCCGCTGGCAGCAAATTACGTGAGTGCAGGACCCGATGAACTGGGCAGCCAGAACCTGGTAACATCTGTAATTGTTACTTATCGTGGATTGGACACTTTAGGCGAAGTTACTGTTCTGTTCATTGCCACAGCTGGTGTGGGTTTTCTACTGAAAACTAAAGAAGCAAAATCTAAAAAGAGAAAAGCTTCTGAACTTCTGCAGACAGGATCCGGTTTCTTAGCACCTATTATAATTTTATTTGGTGTTTATATCTTTTCCCATGGCCATCTTACACCTGGTGGTGGCTTTCAAGGTGGAGTTATAATCGCTACTGGTATATTGCTGTTGATGCTGGCAAACGTGAACTGGAAAATGAATAAAACTGTGTTACACACAATTGAATCTCTTTCCGGTGCATTTTATATTGTAATTGGTTTACTGGGAATTTTCCTGGCAGGCGGATTTCTGGATAATCGCATTTTACCTCTGGGAGAATTTGGTACACTTTTCAGTGCCGGAGCTATTCCCATAATTTACTCTCTGATTGGACTAAAAGTAGGTTCCGAACTGGTGGGAATTCTGGATAACTTGAGCGGGGAGGAAGCATGA
- a CDS encoding NADH-quinone oxidoreductase subunit D: MNANRDKYPPIHNGKAKIDLDSQKYVKLWQGPQHPGVTGNMSLEVTLCGDEVVDLKTHVGYLHRGFEKLIERRKFIQNFTIVCRICVPEPDTNEYLYCAAVEDLAGIKVPEKAVWLRTLTMELSRLASFLMWIGGQAGALGLGTVGQWTVTHRDYILDLFEELSGARIYHMYIVPGGVRYDLPDGFDNRLEAVLQKVEKLLKEVKMVLLNNIVVKKRLIGLGIINQEMVDQFGIVGPNARSTGLKRDIRKDNPYLVYDQLDFEPVTHSHSDAYNRIVSRYNEMLQSIDLIRQIMRRIPEKGKIHKTLPNVLNWKIPAGETYVKAESTRGEYGYYLVSDGSGKPRRCYVRGPSYTHAIPLLEHLAIGTNIADLAALMVSLHTYPPEIER, translated from the coding sequence ATGAACGCTAATCGAGATAAATATCCTCCTATTCATAACGGAAAAGCGAAGATCGATCTTGATTCTCAAAAATATGTGAAATTGTGGCAAGGTCCGCAACATCCCGGTGTGACAGGAAATATGTCTTTGGAAGTAACTTTGTGCGGTGATGAAGTAGTCGATCTTAAAACGCACGTGGGCTATTTGCATCGCGGTTTTGAAAAATTGATCGAACGCCGCAAATTCATCCAGAATTTTACTATCGTCTGCCGCATCTGCGTTCCCGAACCCGATACGAATGAATATTTATATTGCGCTGCTGTGGAAGATCTGGCAGGAATTAAAGTTCCCGAAAAAGCAGTCTGGCTGCGAACCTTAACGATGGAACTTTCCCGTTTAGCAAGCTTTCTCATGTGGATCGGCGGACAAGCCGGAGCTTTGGGATTGGGAACAGTAGGACAATGGACTGTAACGCATCGTGATTATATTCTGGATCTTTTTGAAGAGCTTTCCGGTGCCAGAATTTATCATATGTACATTGTTCCCGGCGGCGTACGATATGATCTTCCTGATGGGTTTGATAATAGATTGGAAGCTGTACTTCAAAAAGTTGAAAAACTTCTAAAAGAAGTAAAAATGGTGCTTCTAAACAATATCGTTGTAAAAAAACGTCTTATCGGTTTGGGAATTATCAATCAGGAAATGGTTGATCAATTTGGAATTGTCGGGCCAAATGCCCGTTCTACAGGATTGAAAAGAGATATTAGAAAAGACAATCCCTATTTAGTTTATGATCAACTGGATTTTGAACCTGTAACTCATTCTCATTCAGATGCTTACAATAGAATAGTTAGCAGATATAATGAGATGTTGCAGTCAATTGATCTGATTCGTCAAATCATGCGCAGAATTCCGGAAAAAGGCAAAATTCATAAAACACTGCCTAATGTACTGAACTGGAAAATTCCAGCTGGAGAAACCTATGTGAAAGCCGAATCCACCCGCGGTGAATACGGCTATTATCTGGTTTCAGATGGTTCTGGTAAACCTAGAAGATGTTACGTGCGAGGTCCCAGCTACACACATGCAATTCCACTTTTGGAACATTTAGCAATCGGAACAAACATCGCAGATCTTGCAGCTTTGATGGTTTCTCTGCACACTTATCCACCGGAAATTGAGAGGTAA
- a CDS encoding NADH-quinone oxidoreductase subunit C, which produces MKELLNAIKKKYGLKKVVKQRDDLFFVTVPKSYAVDFITHMKDYEKFTHLAFLNAVDRLEKNLFQLTYLLDNPTSNISLGIRVEVSRTEPEMTTIHHLWNQVAAYERELKEMFGIRFPGSPRQHESFVLEGWQEIPPMRRDFDTLKYSNETFFPRPGRQTHDPKEYMKEKLYPDFFKKEKEETDER; this is translated from the coding sequence ATGAAAGAATTATTGAACGCAATTAAGAAAAAATATGGATTAAAAAAAGTTGTTAAGCAGCGAGATGATTTGTTTTTCGTAACTGTACCCAAGAGTTATGCTGTCGACTTCATCACACACATGAAAGATTATGAAAAATTTACACATCTTGCTTTCTTAAATGCAGTGGACCGGCTGGAAAAGAATCTTTTTCAACTTACTTATCTGCTGGATAATCCCACCTCAAATATAAGTTTGGGAATTCGTGTTGAAGTATCTCGAACTGAACCGGAAATGACGACAATTCATCATCTCTGGAATCAGGTTGCAGCTTACGAAAGAGAATTAAAAGAAATGTTCGGAATTCGCTTTCCCGGCAGTCCACGCCAGCATGAATCTTTTGTTTTGGAAGGTTGGCAGGAAATTCCACCCATGCGCAGAGATTTTGATACGCTCAAATATTCCAATGAAACCTTCTTCCCACGACCAGGAAGGCAAACACACGATCCCAAAGAATATATGAAAGAAAAGCTATATCCTGATTTCTTTAAAAAAGAAAAGGAGGAAACAGATGAACGCTAA
- the nuoB gene encoding NADH-quinone oxidoreductase subunit NuoB, with product MKKEKEKLANLGLPEHERDLFCDARPTPSKPFARYIEKFVNWARANSLWLIAYGTGCGAIELRPLMTSRYDMYRYGIAPRPTPRQSSVFIIGGYMSVKTLKRVVRSYEQMQNPKFVIALGSCTINGGMYYDSYYTINRVDHYIPVDVYVAGCMPRPEAIIAGFNKLKELIKAGKGEGANKYAENFDWYKNNQKKIIKDWNMPDYNW from the coding sequence ATGAAAAAAGAAAAAGAAAAATTAGCAAATCTGGGTTTGCCGGAACATGAACGAGACCTCTTTTGTGATGCCCGTCCGACACCTTCTAAACCTTTTGCCAGATACATCGAGAAATTTGTTAACTGGGCACGAGCAAACTCTCTGTGGCTGATCGCTTACGGAACAGGCTGCGGTGCCATTGAGCTGCGCCCGCTGATGACTTCCCGCTACGATATGTATCGATATGGAATAGCTCCCCGACCGACTCCGCGCCAATCGTCGGTTTTCATCATCGGTGGCTACATGAGTGTAAAAACACTGAAGCGCGTTGTACGCAGTTATGAACAAATGCAGAATCCCAAATTCGTGATCGCTCTGGGCAGCTGCACGATAAACGGCGGCATGTATTACGATAGTTATTACACCATAAATCGCGTCGATCATTACATTCCGGTTGATGTGTATGTGGCAGGTTGTATGCCGCGACCAGAAGCAATTATTGCAGGCTTCAACAAACTGAAAGAACTTATCAAAGCCGGCAAAGGTGAAGGTGCCAATAAATATGCCGAGAATTTTGACTGGTACAAAAATAATCAGAAAAAGATAATTAAAGACTGGAATATGCCCGATTATAACTGGTAG